Sequence from the Clostridium saccharobutylicum DSM 13864 genome:
CATTGATAAAAAATATGAAATTTATCATTATAGTAACTCAATCCATTAGGATCATTAACTAACCCAAATGGCATTTCTATATGAAAATTATTTCGCCATATGTTGTTGTCTTTATTACTATAATAATTATTTAAATTCTCTTCTACCTTTTGATATAAATCTTGATTTAGCATAATTACCTCTTTCCTCATTTAGGCACATCAAAGAAAATAATAATTCAAAGATGAGACGTATATTTTGTGTCAGACAAGGAGACAATTTCAATTCATAGTAGACTATTAACTGAAATTGCCGACGCAGTATGATGCAAAATAGGTTAACATATTGATCTATTATTTTTGGGATTGTGCCTTAACTTAAAGTTCATTTTTTAATAATAAATGAATATACTTAACTAGAGTCTCTTGAAGGCACTTAAAATCTACTAATTCCTGATTATCTAAGTCTTATTTGCTACTAAAAATTCTTACACTTTCTCTTTCTATGAGCTTTAATGGTACATTATTATGTTTATCTAACTTCTTTCCTTCAATCAGATCTAAAATTCCCTGAGCTGTATTGACTCCTACTAAATCATAATTAAATGCTACAGTAGTAAGTGTAGGATATAAAACACTTCCAACATCATATCCTCCAAATCCAGCTAATGAAATTTCATCGGGAACCTTAATATTATTTTCATGCAGATATCTAAGTATTCCTAAGCATATATTATCAGTTGCACAAACTATTCCTGTTGGACTAAACTTCATCATTTCCTTTGCCATTTCATATGACTTTTCAAACGAGAATCCAGTCTCTATAAAATCAACACTACTTTCTGGATTATTTTCAGTAAAAGCATCTATAAATCCAGATTTACGTTCCACGCCAACTGCTTTATCTTCTTCTGTTACACCTGCAAAAACAACATTTCTATGGCCTTTTTCTTTAAAATAATTCCCCATAATTCTTCCAGCTTCATAGTCATCTATCTTAATGTAATCAGTGAATTCATTTTTTTGTCCTGTAAAAATCATTGGAACATTTAATTTATTAACTAATTTTATATGTTCCTTAGTAATAGCAATAGAATTAATAATGATTCCATCAACACCTTGTTGATATAGACTCTTTATATTCTCTAGTTCTTTTTCAATACTTAAATTACTTATCAATATTAAACCTTGATAATCATTTTCTTCCAGCCTCCTGTTAATTCCAGTTAACAATTTTCCAACTGTAACTGAATCCATTCTCGGTAACACAATACCAATTAGCTTACTTCTTTTAGTTTTTAATCTCTTTGCAAAAAAATTAGTTTGAAAGCCAGTCTTTTCAATGGCTTCTTTTATCTTTTTAGCATTTTCTTCACTTACATACCCATTATTTAAATATCTAGAAACACTGCTTTTGGATACATTAACCATGTTAGCAATGTCTTGAATTGTAACTTTTCGATCCATAATAACCTCCATATAACGTATAAAATAACAACTTATTATTTCTAATGTTATTTTTGATTAATATTATTATATCCTATTATTTGATAATATTAAAAATCAAGTTATATATGTAATATTACTAATTTAGGTACATGAATCATATGATGCAAGTAAATCAGTATACTTAATTTTGTTTTAAATATATTTAAATACTTTTTTATTTACTTAGACTCTTTATTTAGTTAAGAATAATATTATATTATTACAAAACATATTAATTTCTAAATAAATCTAAAAAGATAATATATTTTGTAATAATAATCTCGTAAGATTATTATCCTATTATATTTAGATAGATCTAGTAGAATCCTATAGTCTCCACTAAATCTATCCAAATGCATAATTTTTAATATGCTATATTTATTTTTATTATTCTTCTGTCTTAAAGAAGAAATATGTTAAGCAGAATGATACTGCTATTGCTACTGCATTAACTAAAATGTAGCTACCTAAGCTGTTCATGTATAATAACATACCAGGAATAGCTGTAACTCCCATTCCAGTACCTGCTAAATGAAGCATTCCTGAAATCATACCACCAGCTGCTCCACCTACACAACCAAATGCAAATGGTTTTATAAATCTTAAATTAACTCCGAAGATTGCTGGTTCAGTAATTCCTAAGAAAGCTGGTATTGCTGATGAAATATATAATGAACGTTTCTTTTTATCTTTTGTCTTAAATGCTACTGCTAATGCTGCTGCTCCTTGAGCTACAATACCACAAGTTATCATTGCGTTAAATGCATCTTTTCCTGTACTTGCTAATAATTCAACTTCTAAAGCATTTAATGCGTGATGAACTCCTGTAACAACGATAATTTGATGAACACCTCCAATGATAAGACCACCTATTCCAAATGGAAGATCCATAAAGCTCTTAATAGCACCAAATATTAATTGTTCAGCATTATGCATGATTGGTCCAACTATTAATAATCCTAATATCATTGAGAATAATAAAGTAACAAATGGTGTAACTATTAAGTCTAATACATCTGGCACAACTTTCTTAAGTGCCTTTTGAGTTTTAGCTGCAATAATTCCAAGTACTAAAGCAGGTAATACAGAACCTTGATATCCTACAACCGGAATAGTTATTCCTAGTATAGAAAGGTTAATTGGAGTGGCAGTTCCTGCTGCTACTGCATAAGCATTTGGTAAGCTTGGTGATACAAGCATCAATCCTATTACTATACCTATAACTGGTGTCCCACCAAACTTTTTCATTGTTGACCAAGCAACTAGAGCTGGTAAAAATGCAAACGCAGTATCAGTTAATACTTGAGTGAAAAGAACAAAATTATCACCCATCTGTACACCTAAGTTTTGTAGAAGTCCTCTTACTCCCATAAATAATCCTGTCGCAACTAATACAGGAATTATTGGAACAAATACATCCCCAAATGTTCTTGAAATCTTTTGTAATAATGTCATATCACTATAAGCATCTTGTTTTGCACTACTATTTGCTAAATTTTCTTCTCCTTTAACGATTACATCATATACCTTATTAACAAATCCTGTTCCAAGGATTATTTGATATTGTGCTGCTGCAAAAAATTGTCCTTTAACTCCATCAATATTTTCAATAGCTTTTTCATTAATCTTTTCCTTATCTTTTAATATAAGTCTCAATCTAGTGGCACAATGTTCAACGGATTTAATGTTTTCTTTTCCACCGATATTCTCTAATATCTCTTTTGCTACTACATTTTCTTTCATAGATAACATCCCCCTATTCTCTATTTAAAAATCGTTTTCATACTTTACATACCACAACTCTCTGTGTTGTTTTTATGATACCAGTTCCACACATTATATGTCAATATATTTTTTTATATTTCAAAAAATATTTTTATCATTTGAATCGTTATCATGAAAGTTATATTGAATAATATTTTAATTTTTTGTATATATATCATTAATCCAAATTTTTTGACTATCATTTTCCAATGGTTATTTTTCCCCCTATGACATCAGTTCCACATTTCTTATTTTATATAACTTTAATTGTAATATCTTTTCCCAAAAAATAACTTTTTCCAACAAAAAATCAAAACAAAAAATCAAAACAAAACATTCTAAACTTATAAGGTGAGCAGTGACCATATTTATTCTATAGCCTAAATGAAAAAACTATATACTACACTTATCACATAATTCTAAGTTATTGTATGTTCTGCTATTAATATATAATATAATCTATAACTAGATATTTTTTTGAATTTTTTTCCAAATAATTGTTGCAAATTTCTGTAATTATTATTAACATAATATTATAGGAGTGTGAGTACGTATGGGCGTTAATGATATTATTAAAGTTGGTGATAATATTAAATCTTTACGAAAAGAGAAAAGAATATCTCAAAAGGATATGGCAGCTATACTTAAGATACCTTACTCAACATATTCAAATTACGAAAATAATAATAGAGAACCTAGCGCTGAAATGTTAAATAAAATAGCAAAAGCCCTTAATGTTAATTTATCTTATCTTCTAGGAATCCAAAGTCATCTTAAAAATGCATCTACAGTACATAGATGTTTACCTGATGATAATGAAAGTATTAGTAAAATAGCAAGTATTATAAAACTATGTGGATTTAAAATTAATTTTAATGAATTCATAGGAACAGATGATGAAGCTGAAGAGTCCCTTAAAATTGCTATTGAAAATGATACAATTCCTCTAGTCTATATTAATGATGAAAAAAACACCTTGAATTTAACTAATTCTGAATTCAAAGAATTTACTGATAAGATTTTGCACTATGTTAAATTTGAAATGAACGAACTAATTAAAAATAAATAATAACTGATATTTTTATATAAATATAATTCCACTAATTTAACCTATTATACATATCTAATAGGACTGCACTTTTTATAATACAGTTAACAAAATTAATCATAGTTTTTATAACGCAAAAAGATTGCAGAAAAACTTAAAAGATCTGACTCCTATTGAATATAGAAATCAGATCTTGGTTTGATAATTTTTATTTTTTCATCTGTCTACTTGACAGGGTGCAGTTCAAATTACTGTGGTTTTTTGCTACACTATTTTTATGATAATTCAAAAGCTCCAGTATAAAGTTGATAATATTTACCTTTCTGTTCAATTAAATCATCATGATTTCCTCTTTCAATTATTCTACCTTGATCTAGTACCATAATTACATCAGAATTCTTAATTGTAGAAAGCCTATGAGCAATTACAAAAACAGTTCTTCCCTTCATAAGCTTATCCATACCATCTTGAACAATTTTTTCTGTTCTCGTATCAATGCTAGATGTTGCTTCATCAAGTATTAAAACTGGTGGATCTGCTATAGCTGCTCTAGCGATTGTTAATAGCTGTCTTTGTCCTTGAGAAAGATTTCCTCCATCCCCTGTAAGAATTGTATCATATCCCTTTGGTAGATGTTTTATAAACTGATCTGCATTTGCAAGTTTTGCTGCTACATGCACTTCCTCATCACTTGCATTTAATTTACCATATCTGATATTATCTGCAACAGTTCCTGTAAATAAATGAGCATCTTGAAGTACTATGCCCAATGAACTTCTTAAATCCTCTTTTTTAATCTTATTAATGTTAATACCGTCATATCTAATTTTTCCATCTTGAATATCATAGAAACGATTAATTAAATTAGTAATAGTTGTTTTTCCTGCACCTGTAGCCCCTACAAAGGCTATTTTTTGTCCAGGTTTTGCATAAAGCTTTATATTGTGTAATATAATCTTCTCATCATTATAACCGAAATCGACATCATCAAATACTACTTCACCATTAAGCTTTGTATAAGTAGTTGTACCATCCCTATGTGGATGCTTCCAAGCCCACATTCCAGTACGTTCCTTACATTCTTCTATTTCTCCATTTTTATTTTCTTTTGCATTAACTAAAGTAACATATCCTTCATCCATTTCTTTTTTCTCATCAATAAGCTTAAAGATACGTTCTGCTCCTGCTAATGCCATTATAACAAAGTTAAATTGTTGAGCCATTTGGTTTACTGTTTGACTGAAAGTTCTTGTTAATTGTAAGAAAGCTGCAAGACCTCCAAGAGTAAAACCTCCAAAACCTCCAATTGCAAGAACTGAACCAAAAATAGAAACAGCTACATAATTTATATATCCTATGTTACTCATAATAGGCATTAAAACATTAGCGTATTTATTTGCATTATTTGCACTATTAAAAAGCATATCATTTAATTTATCAAAATCTTGCTTTGCTTCTTCTTCATGGCAAAAGACTTTTACAACTTTTTGACCTTCCATCATCTCTTCTATATAACCATTAACTGCACCTAAATCCTTTTGTTGAAGTCCAAAGTACTTTCCACTTTTAGATCCAATAAATTTAGTTACTTTAAGCATTAATAGGATAATTAATATTTCAATTACTATTAGTGGCAAACTTAGACGTATCATAGCAATAAATACACCTATAACAGTTATAATTGCTGATAACAATTGTGGTATGCCTTGGCTTATCATTTGTCTTAAAGCATCTGTATCATTGGTATAAAGACTCATTAAGTCTCCATGAGCATGAGTATCAAAGTATTTTATTGGCAAAGTCTCCATATGAGAAAACATATTATCTCTTATTTTTTTTAGTGATCCTTGAGAAACTATTATCATCATACGGCTAAATGCATATGTTGCAATAACTCCAACATAATAAATCAATGCCATACTAGTTATCATTTTAAGCAATGGTCCAAAATCTTTTTGTTGTGTATTTAATAATGGTGATATATAGTCATCAATTAAATTTTTTAATAATGTTGTACCAATAACATTAGCAAGAGAACTTATGATAATAGTTATTACTACTATAGAAAATAACAATTTATATTCTTTAAGCACATACACTAATAATCTTTTTAATGTCTTTAAAGAATCTTTACTCATTTTGGCATGTCCACGTGAGCTACGAGGCCCACGCATAGTTCTAGGCTTCATATCTTTATTTTGACTCACTATTATCAGCTCCTTTCATTTGAGATTCATAAACTTCACGATATATAGCATTGGATTCTAACAACTCATTGTGAGTTCCAAAGCCATCTATTTTTCCATCATCTAATACAATAATTCTATCTGCATCTTCTACTGAAGAAATACGTTGTGCAATAATAATCTTAGTTGTATCTGGAATTGTTTCTTTAAATGCTTTTCTAATTAAAGCATCAGTTTTTGTATCTACGGCACTTGTTGAGTCATCTAATATTAATATTTTAGGTTTCTTAAGAAGAGCTCTTGCAATACATAATCTTTGTTTTTGTCCTCCAGATACGTTGCTTCCACCTTGTTCAATGTAAGTATCATATTTATGTGGGAAATTTTCAATAAATTCTTCTGCTTGAGCTTGTCTACAAGCTTTGATTATTTCTTCATCAGTTGCATCCTTTTTCCCCCATCTTAGATTTTCTTTTATTGTTCCAGAAAATAATACATTCTTTTGTAATACCATTGAAACTTCATCTCTAAGAGTTTCTATATCATAATTTCTTACATCAACTCCGCCGACTTCAACATTTCCATCTGTTGTGTCATACAATCTTGGAATAAGTTGAACCAATGTAGATTTAGCACTACCAGTTCCGCCTATGATACCTATAGTTTCACCCGAATTGATTTTAATATTTACATCTTCTAAAACACATTTATCCTTATTTTTGCTATATGAAAAACTAACATTATTAAATGCTATAGATCCATCTTTTACTTCACAAATTGGATTTTCACAATTTGTTAGATCACTTTTTTCATCTAATACTTCTATAATTCTTTCTGCTGATGATTTTGACATAATTACCATTACAAATACAAAAGACATCATCATAAGACTTATCATTATATTAGTTGTATAAGCAAACATACTCATTAACTCTCCAGTTGTCATTGTATTCGAAACAATCATCTTTGCTCCAAGCCAAGATAAAAGTAAAATACAAGTATAAACTGCAAATTGCATTGCTGGTGCATTAATTATTATTAACTTTTCAGCTCTTATAAAGAATTTATATAAAGTTTCAGATGCTTTGTAAAACTTATTTGTTTCATGATCTTCTCTTACATAAGCCTTTACAGTTCTAATCGCAGTTAGATTTTCTTGTACACTTGCGTTTAGATCATCATACTTCTTAAAAACTTCCATGAAATATGGATGCGCTTTTGTCATTATAAAATACAATGCAGCACCTAAAAAAACTATTGCTCCCAAAAATACTAAGGCTAATTTTGCATTGATATAAAAGCTCATTGCCATTGCAAAAATAAGCATAAACGGTGCTCTAACAAACATTCTTATCAACATTTGAAACGCATTTTGAACATTTGTTACATCTGTTGTAAGTCTAGTTATAAGTCCAGCTGTAGAATACTTGTCTATATTTGAAAAAGAATATTCTTGAATGTTGTAATACATTCCTCTCCTCAAATTTCTTGCAAAACCAGTTGATGCACTTGCGGCATATTTCCCCGATAAAGCACCACATGCAAGAGATATAAATGATACGCATATCATTATAGCTCCATAAATATATACATATTTCATATCAGCTTTGTTTACTCCATTATCAATTATTAATGACATTATAAGTGGAA
This genomic interval carries:
- a CDS encoding LacI family DNA-binding transcriptional regulator; amino-acid sequence: MDRKVTIQDIANMVNVSKSSVSRYLNNGYVSEENAKKIKEAIEKTGFQTNFFAKRLKTKRSKLIGIVLPRMDSVTVGKLLTGINRRLEENDYQGLILISNLSIEKELENIKSLYQQGVDGIIINSIAITKEHIKLVNKLNVPMIFTGQKNEFTDYIKIDDYEAGRIMGNYFKEKGHRNVVFAGVTEEDKAVGVERKSGFIDAFTENNPESSVDFIETGFSFEKSYEMAKEMMKFSPTGIVCATDNICLGILRYLHENNIKVPDEISLAGFGGYDVGSVLYPTLTTVAFNYDLVGVNTAQGILDLIEGKKLDKHNNVPLKLIERESVRIFSSK
- a CDS encoding sucrose-specific PTS transporter subunit IIBC encodes the protein MKENVVAKEILENIGGKENIKSVEHCATRLRLILKDKEKINEKAIENIDGVKGQFFAAAQYQIILGTGFVNKVYDVIVKGEENLANSSAKQDAYSDMTLLQKISRTFGDVFVPIIPVLVATGLFMGVRGLLQNLGVQMGDNFVLFTQVLTDTAFAFLPALVAWSTMKKFGGTPVIGIVIGLMLVSPSLPNAYAVAAGTATPINLSILGITIPVVGYQGSVLPALVLGIIAAKTQKALKKVVPDVLDLIVTPFVTLLFSMILGLLIVGPIMHNAEQLIFGAIKSFMDLPFGIGGLIIGGVHQIIVVTGVHHALNALEVELLASTGKDAFNAMITCGIVAQGAAALAVAFKTKDKKKRSLYISSAIPAFLGITEPAIFGVNLRFIKPFAFGCVGGAAGGMISGMLHLAGTGMGVTAIPGMLLYMNSLGSYILVNAVAIAVSFCLTYFFFKTEE
- a CDS encoding helix-turn-helix domain-containing protein, with amino-acid sequence MGVNDIIKVGDNIKSLRKEKRISQKDMAAILKIPYSTYSNYENNNREPSAEMLNKIAKALNVNLSYLLGIQSHLKNASTVHRCLPDDNESISKIASIIKLCGFKINFNEFIGTDDEAEESLKIAIENDTIPLVYINDEKNTLNLTNSEFKEFTDKILHYVKFEMNELIKNK
- a CDS encoding IS3 family transposase, whose amino-acid sequence is MNHSFYNAKRLQKNLKDLTPIEYRNQILV
- a CDS encoding ABC transporter ATP-binding protein encodes the protein MRGPRSSRGHAKMSKDSLKTLKRLLVYVLKEYKLLFSIVVITIIISSLANVIGTTLLKNLIDDYISPLLNTQQKDFGPLLKMITSMALIYYVGVIATYAFSRMMIIVSQGSLKKIRDNMFSHMETLPIKYFDTHAHGDLMSLYTNDTDALRQMISQGIPQLLSAIITVIGVFIAMIRLSLPLIVIEILIILLMLKVTKFIGSKSGKYFGLQQKDLGAVNGYIEEMMEGQKVVKVFCHEEEAKQDFDKLNDMLFNSANNANKYANVLMPIMSNIGYINYVAVSIFGSVLAIGGFGGFTLGGLAAFLQLTRTFSQTVNQMAQQFNFVIMALAGAERIFKLIDEKKEMDEGYVTLVNAKENKNGEIEECKERTGMWAWKHPHRDGTTTYTKLNGEVVFDDVDFGYNDEKIILHNIKLYAKPGQKIAFVGATGAGKTTITNLINRFYDIQDGKIRYDGININKIKKEDLRSSLGIVLQDAHLFTGTVADNIRYGKLNASDEEVHVAAKLANADQFIKHLPKGYDTILTGDGGNLSQGQRQLLTIARAAIADPPVLILDEATSSIDTRTEKIVQDGMDKLMKGRTVFVIAHRLSTIKNSDVIMVLDQGRIIERGNHDDLIEQKGKYYQLYTGAFELS
- a CDS encoding ABC transporter ATP-binding protein encodes the protein MIKKLTNYIAEFKRDTILTPIFVGLEAIMETIIPLIMSLIIDNGVNKADMKYVYIYGAIMICVSFISLACGALSGKYAASASTGFARNLRRGMYYNIQEYSFSNIDKYSTAGLITRLTTDVTNVQNAFQMLIRMFVRAPFMLIFAMAMSFYINAKLALVFLGAIVFLGAALYFIMTKAHPYFMEVFKKYDDLNASVQENLTAIRTVKAYVREDHETNKFYKASETLYKFFIRAEKLIIINAPAMQFAVYTCILLLSWLGAKMIVSNTMTTGELMSMFAYTTNIMISLMMMSFVFVMVIMSKSSAERIIEVLDEKSDLTNCENPICEVKDGSIAFNNVSFSYSKNKDKCVLEDVNIKINSGETIGIIGGTGSAKSTLVQLIPRLYDTTDGNVEVGGVDVRNYDIETLRDEVSMVLQKNVLFSGTIKENLRWGKKDATDEEIIKACRQAQAEEFIENFPHKYDTYIEQGGSNVSGGQKQRLCIARALLKKPKILILDDSTSAVDTKTDALIRKAFKETIPDTTKIIIAQRISSVEDADRIIVLDDGKIDGFGTHNELLESNAIYREVYESQMKGADNSESK